From a region of the Paenibacillus sp. FSL R10-2734 genome:
- a CDS encoding xanthine phosphoribosyltransferase translates to MEVLKQRILEEGVVVSDEVLKLDALLNHQVDPQLTMEMGREFAGRFADCGITRIVTVESSGIAVAFATAYELKVPLVFARRKKTLLADPDALCERVPSFTKGIVTDIMLSRQFISAEDKILFIDDIIANGDAARGLIKIIERSGAELVGLGVVVEKSFQAGARTIKEQGIRLESLVRITSLSGGKIEFGE, encoded by the coding sequence ATGGAAGTGTTGAAACAGCGGATTTTGGAGGAAGGTGTCGTCGTTTCGGATGAAGTGCTGAAGCTGGATGCACTGTTGAATCATCAGGTAGATCCGCAGCTTACGATGGAAATGGGACGGGAGTTTGCCGGGAGGTTTGCGGACTGTGGAATTACACGTATAGTGACCGTGGAATCCTCGGGCATTGCCGTGGCATTTGCCACCGCATATGAGTTAAAGGTGCCGCTAGTTTTTGCACGGCGCAAAAAAACGCTGCTAGCAGATCCAGACGCACTTTGTGAAAGAGTACCTTCTTTTACGAAAGGTATTGTTACCGACATTATGTTGTCTCGCCAATTCATCTCTGCAGAGGATAAAATCCTCTTTATCGATGATATTATTGCGAATGGCGATGCAGCGCGTGGACTGATTAAGATCATCGAGCGCTCTGGTGCTGAGCTGGTAGGTCTTGGCGTTGTAGTAGAAAAAAGCTTTCAGGCAGGAGCTCGAACAATCAAGGAGCAAGGGATCCGACTGGAATCGCTCGTAAGAATTACCTCTCTTAGTGGAGGCAAGATTGAATTTGGGGAATAA